The Pyrus communis chromosome 9, drPyrComm1.1, whole genome shotgun sequence genome has a segment encoding these proteins:
- the LOC137744018 gene encoding uncharacterized protein, whose protein sequence is MKAIVVSAPGGPEVLQLQEVEDPEFKDDEVLIKVEATALNRADILQRKGLYPPPPGSSPYLGLECSGTVVAVGKHVSRWQIGDKVCALLTGGGYAEKVAVPAGQVLPAPPGVSLKDAASFPEVSCTVWSTVFMMSRLSAGETFLVHGGSSGIGTFAIQIAKYLGAKVFITAGSEEKLVFCKDLGADVCINYKTEDFVARVKEETGGKGVDVILDIIGANYFRRNLDSLSFDGRLFVIATMGGAVTELDLRVVLSKRLTIQAAGLRYRSPENKAAIVREVESNVWPAIASGKVKPVVYKYFPLHEAAEAHRLMESSKHIGKILLVP, encoded by the coding sequence ATGAAGGCTATAGTGGTGAGCGCTCCAGGTGGACCGGAGGTCCTCCAACTACAAGAAGTTGAAGACCCAGAGTTCAAAGACGATGAGGTCCTAATAAAAGTTGAGGCCACAGCACTGAACCGAGCTGATATCCTTCAGAGGAAGGGCCTGTACCCACCACCACCGGGTTCCAGCCCTTACCTGGGTCTTGAATGTTCTGGAACCGTAGTGGCCGTTGGGAAACACGTCTCACGCTGGCAGATCGGTGATAAGGTGTGTGCTCTTCTTACTGGAGGAGGGTATGCTGAGAAGGTGGCTGTTCCAGCTGGACAAGTACTTCCTGCCCCACCTGGTGTTTCTTTGAAGGATGCTGCTAGTTTTCCTGAAGTTTCGTGCACTGTTTGGTCAACTGTTTTTATGATGAGCCGGCTATCTGCTGGTGAAACATTTTTGGTTCATGGCGGATCAAGTGGAATTGGTACGTTTGCAATTCAGATAGCTAAATACCTGGGAGCAAAGGTGTTTATCACAGCTGGAAGTGAAGAAAAGTTAGTTTTTTGCAAGGATCTTGGAGCTGATGTGTGTATCAATTACAAGACAGAGGACTTTGTTGCGCGGGTGAAGGAAGAAACAGGTGGCAAAGGCGTGGATGTCATCCTGGATATCATTGGGGCAAACTATTTCCGTCGAAACCTTGACAGTTTAAGCTTTGATGGGAGACTTTTTGTGATCGCAACCATGGGTGGTGCTGTAACAGAGCTAGATCTTCGTGTTGTACTTTCAAAGCGCCTGACCATCCAAGCAGCAGGTTTGAGATACAGAAGTCCGGAAAACAAAGCAGCGATTGTTAGGGAGGTGGAGAGCAATGTGTGGCCTGCAATCGCGTCTGGCAAGGTGAAACCGGTGGTTTACAAGTATTTTCCGTTACATGAAGCGGCAGAGGCTCACCGGCTGATGGAAAGTAGCAAGCATATCGGAAAGATACTGCTTGTTCCGTGA
- the LOC137744016 gene encoding villin-3-like produces MSSSTKALDPAFQGAGQRLGTEIWRIEDFQPVPLPKSEHGKFYMGDSYIVLQTTQNKGGAYLYDIHFWIGKDTSQDEAGTAAIKTVELDAVLGGRAVQHREIQGHESDKFLSYFKPCIIPLEGGVASGFKKVEEDEFETRLYICKGKRVVRMKQVPFARSSLNHDDVFILDTENKIFQFNGANSNIQERAKALEVIQFLKEKYHHGTCDVAIVDDGKLDTESDSGEFWVLMGGFAPIGKKVITEDDVVPEATPAILYSITEGEVKTVEGELSKSLLENNKCYLLDCGSEVFVWVGRVTQVEDRKSASQAAEEFLATQNRPKSTRITRVIQGYETHSFKSNFDSWPSGSATSGTEEGRGKVAALLKQQGVGLKGVAKGAPVNEEVPPLLEGGGKMEVWCINGGAKTPLPKEDIGKFYSGDCYIILYTYHSGDRKEDYFLCCWFGKDSIEEDQKTASHLASTMSNSLKGRPVQGHIFQGKESPQLVALFQPMVVLKGGLSSGYKKSVEEKGLTDETYTTDCVALFRLSGTYVHNSKAVQVDAVATSLNSTECFILQSGSSMFAWNGNQCTVEQQQLAAKLAEFLKPGVTLKHAKEGTESSSFWFALGGKQSYTSNKVSQEIVRDPHLFSFSFNRGKFQVEEIYNFTQDDLLTEDILILDTHAEVFVWVGQCVDSKEKQNAFEIGKKYIVLAASLEGLAPNVPLYKVTEGNEPRFFTTYFSWDLSKATVQGNSFLKKVSILFGIGHAVEDKSTGNQGGPRQRAEALAALSSAFNPSSGKSSQAGQDKSDGSSEGGPRQRAEALAALSSAFNSSPGNKPSLPKPSASGQGTQRAAAVAALSNVLTAEKSKLTPDASPVQSPPSETSASEDPQELPEVKETGEAAAAFESSEDDSKQKTLQDESESESSRSTFSYDQLRAKSDNPVTGIDFKRRETYLSDEEFQTIFGMPKDAFYQLPKWKQDMQKRKADLF; encoded by the exons ATGTCTAGCTCTACAAAAGCTTTGGATCCGGCTTTTCAGGGAGCAGGTCAAAGATT AGGGACTGAAATTTGGCGAATTGAGGACTTCCAACCAGTTCCTTTGCCAAAATCTGAACATGGAAAATTCTATATGGGGGATTCTTATATTGTCTTGCAG acaacacaaaacaaagggGGCGCTTATCTCTATGACATACACTTCTGGATCGGGAAAGATACAAGTCAG GATGAAGCTGGGACAGCAGCTATTAAGACTGTTGAGCTAGATGCAGTTCTTGGAGGACGTGCAGTGCAACATCGTGAAATTCAAGGCCATGAATCTGACAAATTTTTGTCATACTTCAAACCTTGTATTATACCATTGGAGGGGGGTGTTGCTTCTGGATTTAAAAAGGTTGAGGAAGATGAATTTGAAACTCGGTTGTATATCTGCAAAGGAAAACGAGTTGTCAGAATGAAGCAG GTTCCTTTTGCGCGTTCCTCTCTGAATCACGATGATGTGTTCATCCTGGACACTGAAAACAAGATCTTTCAGTTCAACGGAGCAAATTCTAATATCCAGGAGAGGGCGAAGGCTTTGGAAGTAATCCAGTTTTTGAAGGAAAAGTATCATCATGGAACCTGTGATGTTGCAATAGTTG ATGATGGGAAGCTAGATACAGAGTCCGATTCTGGTGAGTTTTGGGTCCTAATGGGTGGATTTGCTCCAATTGGAAAGAAGGTAATCACTGAAGATGATGTGGTTCCAGAAGCTACTCCTGCTATACTGTACAG CATAACCGAGGGTGAAGTGAAGACTGTAGAAGGTGAACTATCCAAATCCTTGCTTGAAAACAACAAATGCTACTTACTGGACTGCGGTTCAGAGGTGTTTGTTTGGGTTGGCCGGGTGACACAAGTGGAGGACAGAAAATCTGCTAGCCAAGCAGCTGAG GAGTTTCTTGCTACTCAGAATAGACCAAAGTCAACACGAATAACCCGGGTTATTCAAGGTTATGAAACACATTCATTCAAGTCCAACTTCGATTCTTGGCCTTCAGGATCAGCAACTTCTGGAACTGAGGAGGGAAGAGGAAAAGTAGCAG CTTTGCTGAAGCAACAAGGTGTTGGTTTAAAGGGTGTTGCAAAAGGTGCTCCCGTAAATGAGGAGGTCCCACCTTTGCTAGAAGGAGGTGGAAAGATGGAG gTATGGTGTATCAATGGTGGTGCCAAGACTCCTTTACCTAAGGAGGATATTGGTAAATTTTACAGTGGAGATTGCTATATCATTCTCTATACTTACCACTCTGGTGATAGAAAAGAAGATTACTTTTTGTGCTGTTGGTTTGGAAAGGATAGTATTGAG GAGGACCAGAAAACTGCTTCTCATTTGGCCAGCACAATGTCCAACTCGCTGAAGGGAAGACCAGTGCAG GGTCACATATTTCAAGGTAAAGAGTCACCACAGTTAGTAGCACTTTTTCAGCCTATGGTGGTCCTGAAG GGTGGCTTGAGCTCTGGTTATAAGAAATCGGTTGAGGAGAAAGGTCTGACGGATGAAACTTATACCACAGATTGTGTGGCACTCTTTCGGTTATCTGGAACTTATGTTCATAACAGTAAAGCAGTGCAAGTTGATGCG GTGGCAACATCATTGAACTCTACCGAGTGTTTCATTCTGCAATCTGGGTCCTCAATGTTTGCCTGGAATGGAAATCAATGCACCGTTGAACAGCAACAGTTAGCAGCAAAACTTGCAGAATTTTTGAAG CCAGGAGTTACCCTAAAACATGCTAAAGAGGGAACTGAGAGCTCATCCTTCTGGTTTGCTCTAGGAGGGAAACAAAGTTACACCAGCAATAAAGTTTCTCAGGAGATTGTCAGAGATCCCCACCTGTTCTCATTCTCGTTCAACAGAG GAAAGTTTCAG GTGGAGGAAATTTACAACTTCACTCAGGATGATCTGTTGACAGAGGATATCCTTATACTTGACACACATGCCGAAGTGTTTGTTTGGGTTGGTCAATGTGTAGACTCGAAAGAAAAGCAAAATGCTTTTGAAATTGGCAAG AAATACATAGTGCTGGCGGCATCTCTGGAGGGGTTGGCTCCTAATGTACCATTATACAAAGTTACTGAAGGAAATGAACCTCGCTTCTTTACAACATACTTTTCATGGGATCTTTCAAAAGCCACT GTTCAAGGAAACTCATTCCTCAAGAAGGTGTCAATACTCTTTGGAATTGGCCATGCTGTGGAG GACAAGTCCACTGGGAACCAAGGAGGACCAAGGCAAAGAGCTGAAGCCTTAGCTGCTTTATCATCTGCATTCAATCCATCTTCCGGAAAGTCATCCCAAGCg GGCCAGGATAAGTCCGATGGATCGAGTGAAGGAGGACCAAGGCAAAGAGCAGAAGCTTTAGCTGCTTTATCTTCTGCATTTAATTCATCCCCTGGAAACAAACCTTCTCTTCCCAAGCCGTCTGCATCAGGTCAAGGAACACAAAGAGCTGCAGCAGTTGCTGCACTTTCAAATGTTCTTACAGCTGAAAAGAGTAAGTTAACACCAGATGCTTCTCCTGTGCAAAGCCCTCCCTCAGAAACTAGTGCTTCTG aGGATCCTCAGGAACTTCCTGAAGTCAAGGAAACAGGTGAAGCTGCAGCTGCTTTCGAAAGCAGTGAGGATGATTCAAAACAAAAGACACTGCAGGACGAGAGTGAGAGTGAAAGTAGTCGCAGTACATTCAGTTATGACCAACTGAGGGCTAAATCTGACAATCCTGTAACTGGCATTGATTTTAAGAGAAGAGAG ACCTATCTCTCTGACGAGGAGTTTCAGACTATATTTGGGATGCCGAAAGATGCTTTCTATCAACTGCCAAAGTGGAAGCAAGACATGCAGAAGAGGAAAGCTGATTTATTCTAG